A stretch of the Candidatus Saccharimonadales bacterium genome encodes the following:
- a CDS encoding Mur ligase family protein encodes MKQFNQFVRSASALYAPGYLSSLVWLLESTRYSIHLYLARFWSTQDFSTLTGKRPTPTSRNRALVMFVMLGSLLQTMLGLALLVYALQRDMPEATWFGLALVVSSPIVWAHALALFYAAYKLLWSVLHPKTTGRAIVCKILEKQVVQLRAKHQFTMIAVAGSIGKTSTKLAIAHTLEPSRRVIYQTGNYNDRVTVPLVLFGQKLPNLFNLVAWIKIFMANERAIKRPHYYDVAVVELGTDHPGDMKHFAYLKPDITIVTAITPEHMEYFGTLDAVAAEELTVCDYSKTVLINADDTPLQYVSDKNMQTYGTEQTCDYQASNYNPDGLRGGKVTLRLQSGVTLEPQVAILGAQGVKIVLAAAAAAQLAGLPGDEIARGLAEVKPFAGRMQILRGIRGSTIIDDTYNASPVAVTAGLDVLYATPAPQRIAVLGTMNELGDYSEAAHVEVGKYCDASKLDLVVTIGDNAAKYLAPAARAHGCHVKTFSSPYEAGLYIREHVQHGAVVLAEGSQNRVFAEESLKLLLADPADAKKLVRQSAYWMRVKAKQFGPVPHVTEVESTTPPPVLS; translated from the coding sequence ATGAAGCAATTTAATCAATTTGTCCGGTCCGCCAGTGCGCTGTATGCACCTGGTTATCTGAGTAGCCTCGTTTGGCTGCTTGAATCTACAAGATACAGCATCCACTTGTATTTAGCACGGTTTTGGTCAACACAGGACTTTTCGACACTGACAGGCAAGCGTCCGACGCCGACAAGTCGAAACCGTGCGCTGGTTATGTTTGTGATGCTCGGCAGTCTGCTGCAAACGATGCTCGGCCTGGCACTGCTTGTCTATGCACTGCAGCGTGATATGCCAGAAGCGACGTGGTTTGGGCTGGCATTGGTTGTCTCGTCGCCAATTGTCTGGGCGCACGCTCTGGCTCTGTTCTACGCTGCTTACAAACTGCTGTGGTCTGTTCTGCATCCTAAAACGACCGGCCGGGCAATTGTTTGTAAGATTCTCGAAAAGCAAGTTGTCCAACTGCGCGCCAAGCATCAGTTTACGATGATCGCCGTTGCTGGCAGTATCGGTAAGACGTCAACCAAGCTGGCGATAGCTCATACACTGGAGCCGTCACGCCGGGTGATATATCAAACTGGCAATTACAACGATCGGGTGACAGTACCGCTGGTACTGTTCGGCCAAAAATTGCCGAATCTATTCAATCTGGTCGCATGGATAAAGATATTTATGGCCAATGAACGCGCCATCAAACGGCCGCATTATTACGACGTCGCGGTGGTCGAACTGGGCACAGACCATCCGGGTGATATGAAGCACTTTGCGTACCTGAAGCCTGATATTACGATTGTGACTGCAATTACCCCTGAACATATGGAATATTTTGGGACGCTGGATGCCGTGGCTGCAGAAGAGTTGACCGTATGCGATTACTCCAAAACGGTGCTTATCAATGCCGACGACACACCGCTGCAATACGTATCTGACAAAAACATGCAAACTTATGGAACCGAGCAGACCTGTGATTATCAAGCCAGCAATTACAATCCGGACGGCCTGCGTGGCGGCAAGGTAACACTACGGCTTCAATCCGGAGTAACGCTCGAACCGCAGGTCGCCATACTTGGCGCACAGGGTGTCAAAATCGTGCTGGCAGCGGCAGCGGCAGCGCAGCTTGCCGGACTGCCGGGAGATGAGATTGCCCGTGGCCTAGCTGAAGTCAAACCGTTCGCCGGCCGGATGCAAATTCTCCGTGGTATCCGCGGCAGTACGATTATTGACGATACCTACAATGCCAGTCCGGTCGCCGTGACGGCAGGACTCGACGTACTCTATGCGACGCCAGCGCCGCAACGCATCGCGGTGCTCGGTACAATGAATGAGCTTGGAGATTATAGCGAAGCCGCGCATGTCGAAGTCGGCAAATACTGCGACGCTAGCAAGCTCGACCTCGTTGTCACTATTGGCGACAATGCTGCAAAGTACTTGGCTCCCGCGGCCCGAGCTCATGGATGCCATGTCAAAACTTTTAGCAGTCCGTACGAAGCTGGCTTGTATATCCGGGAGCATGTCCAGCACGGTGCCGTTGTACTGGCCGAAGGCTCCCAAAATCGCGTCTTCGCCGAAGAATCGCTCAAACTTCTCCTCGCAGATCCGGCAGATGCCAAAAAACTGGTGCGGCAATCAGCGTACTGGATGCGGGTTAAGGCAAAGCAGTTCGGACCGGTACCGCACGTCACCGAAGTCGAATCGACGACGCCACCACCAGTATTGTCGTGA